The sequence GCCGACGCCGAACAGACCGGTCAACACGCCGACGGCCGCACCGGCGCCGATCGACTTGGGCAGGCAGGAGCGCCAGTCGATGCCGCCGCCGGGAAGGGCGCACGCCCCGCCCAGCCGGTCGCCTCCGGCCAGCATCCGCCAGCCGGCCGCCACCATGAGCGCGGCGAAGCCGAGCAGGACGGCCTGGTCGGGCAGGAGGCGGTTCAGGGCGGCGCCGCCGAAGGCGGCCACCGCTCCGGCGGCGCCGAAGACGCCGGCGATCCGCCAGCGCACCTGCCCGGCGTGGACGCGGGGCAGTGCGGCCGTGGCCGAGGAGATGCCCACGACCAGCAGGGACGCCGGAACCGCCGAGGCCAGCGGCAGGCCCGCCCCGTAGACGAGGGCGGGGACGGCGAGGATGGAGCCGCCGCCGCCGAGCAGCCCCAGCAGGATGCCGATGAGAGCACCGAGGACGAGCGCGGTCAGCATGTCCTCATCTCCCTGGCGGACATGGACTTCGGGTCATGCGCGGTCCGAGGCCAGGGCGCTCAGGACGGCGTCCATGTCGCACTTCGGCCCGCGGTTGTAGGGGAGCCTGGACAGGGCCATCCCCATGGCGCAGGTGTTGGACAGGGCGGCGAAGGCGAGGCCGCCGCCGATGCCCGCGGCGAGCCACTTGGCGCGCGGGACGGTCGTGCTGGCCAGGACCGAGCCGAGCACGATCGAGCCGGCGACCAGGCGGACCTGGCGTTCCAGGCCCCAGCGGGAGCGTCCCGCGGCGACCGGCCGGCCCGCGGCCTGCCAGGCGCCGATGCCGCCGTGCAGGACGCGCAGGCCGGGCAGGCCCGCGGTCGCCAGCGCCTGCGAGGCCTGGCCGGCCCGCTGCCCGGAGCGGCAGACGAGCACCACCTGCTCGTCGAGGTGGGCGCGCAGTTCGGCGCGGTGCTCGCGCAGCAGGTCGAGAGGCACGTTGTAGGAGCCTCGGATGTGGCCGGTCTCGAACTCGCCCGGCGTCCGGACGTCGATGAGCCGCGGCCGGTCATCTGAGTCCAGGAGTTCGCGCAGGGCGGGGACGTCGACGGTGGGCGAGGTGGTCACGAAGTGTTCTCCCGCGTGTCGTGGTGATGGGGGGTCGGTGCTGGTCGGTGCGGGTCAGTGGTCGGTGATGGTGAGGCCCGCGGGCGCGGCTTCGGCGTAGGCGTCGTCGATGTGCACGGTCCGGTGTCCGGCCCGCTGGAGCAGGCTGGTGGCGGCGGCGGCCCGGTAGCCGGAGCCGCAGTGCACCCAGATGGTTCCGTCGGGCAGTTCGCCCAGCCGGGCGGTCAGCTCGGGCAGCGGGATGTGGACGGCGCCCTCGATGTGTCCGGCCCTCCACTCGTTGGTCATGCGCACGTCCAGCACGACGTCCGGCGCGGGCAGGTGCCGGGGGAGGCGGCCGGAGCGGACGGCGGCCAGGTCGGTGAACGTCGCGACGGGCGTCGCCCGCAGCCGGGCGGCGTCGCCGCCGGCCCACTGCTCGGGCTCCCCGGAGGAGGCCGCGGCCGGGCGGTCGATGCCGATGCGCGCCAGCTCCCGCTGGGCGGCGGCGATCTGCTCGGGGCCGTCGCCGAGCAGGGTGAGGGGCGCGCCCCACGGCGCCAGCCAGCCGAGCCACGTCGCCATCGCGCCGTCCAGGCCGAAGCTGAGGGTCCCGGCCAGGTGCCGCTGGGCGAAGGCCTTGCGGGAGCGCAGGTCGACGACCCATTCCCCGGCCGCGATGCGGTCGCGCAGCTCGGCGGGGTCGGCGGTCCGGGCGGGAGTGAGGTCGAGCAGGCCGGCGCCGGCGCTGTTGCGGACCCCCATGTGCGCGTAGTAGGCGGGATAGGCGTCGAGCCCGTCCAGGGTCTGGGTGACGAAGTCGTCGGCCTCCAGCCGCAGCGCCGGGTTGGCCCTCCGCTCCCGGCCGATGGTCGAGGACGCGGCGTCGGACTGGCTCGCCGAGCAGAAGCTTCCGAAGCCGTGCGTGGGCCAGACGTGCGCGCCGTCGGGCAGCTGGTCGGCCAGCCGGCGCGCCGACGCGTGCTGCCGCTCGGCGAGCAGGTGGGCGTGCTCGGAACCGAGGAGGTCGGTGCGGCCGGTGGTGCCGAACAGCAGCGACCCGCCCGTGAAGACCCCTTCCGGTCCGTCGGGACCGGACAGGATGTAGGACACGTGGTGGAAGGTGTGCCCGGGGGTGGCCACGGCGCGGATGCACAGCGCGTCGGAGAGGGCGACCTCGTCGCCGTCGGACAGCGCGGTCCGCTCGAACTCGACGCCCTCGTCGGACGAGAGCAGGTATGCCGCTCCGGTCGCCCTGGCCAGCGCCAGCCCGCCGGAGACGTAGTCGTTGTGCAGGTGGGTCTCGGCCACGTGCGTGATGCGGACGTCCAGCCGCCCGGCCAGCGCCAGGAAGCGGTCGATGTCGCGCTGCGGGTCGACCACCAGCGCCACCCGCCCGTCGTGGGCGAGATAGCTGCGGTCGCCCAGGGACGAGGTCTCGACTACCTGGACATCTACCATCTGCGTTCACTCCTTATACCCCGGGGGTATCCGTCGGTCAGATCGCGGCCATGGTCGTACCCCCTCATCGCCCGATGAGGGGAGGCCCTCCCGCCGTCTTCAGGAAAGGGCGAGGAAGAGTTTCTCCAGGCGCTCGGCGCTGATCGGCGGCTTCTCGCCGCGGTCGGCCGCCGCCTGGCAGTGCCGCAGCCCGGTTGAAATGATCTTGAAGCCGGCCCGGTCGATCGCCTTGGACACCGCCGCCAGCTGGGTCAGCACCCGCTCGCAGTCGTCGGCGTTCTCGATCATCGAGATCACCCCGCCCAGCTGGCCGTGCGCCCGCCGGAGCCGGGTCAGCGCGTCCGCCAGGGCGGTCGCGTCCATCTCCAGATGCTCCTCCACCTTCCACCTCCGGCGCCCAACATACCCCAGGGGGTATCCGCCTGTGCGTGAGGTACCTCACCTGGCCCCGGGACTTCCGGCAGGACCTTCGGCTCTACCTGCGGAGACTCCCGAAATCGAAACTGGGGCCAAGCGAGGAACCGCCAGCAGAGGAGGTGGCACCGATGAGCGAGATGCTGGTCGTCCACCGGGAGGACGACGCCTTCGCGGTGATCGTCCGCGACCACGTGATCCACGTGGACCAGCCGTACATGGGGGGAGGAATGGACGCCGGGCCGACGCCGGTCGAGTTGTTCGTGGCGTCCCTGGCCGCGTGCACCGCGCACCACGCCCGGCGCTACCTGAAGGCGCGCTGCCTGCCCGCGAACGGGCTGGAGGTCGCCGTCGAGTACGCGATGAGCCCGGAGGGCCCCGCCCGGGTGTCGCACGTGGAGCTGCGCCTGCGGCCTCCCGTCCGGCTGCCCGACCGGGACGTGGGAGGCCTGATGGCGGCCGTCATGGCCTGCACCGTCCACAACTCGATCCTCGACACCCCGCGCATCGGCGTGCGCCTGGAGAGCGAGCTCACGGCCGCCTGAGCGGGGCGCCGGAGGTCCCGTCGCCGAGGGTCGTTCGGCCCTGGGGAGGGGGCGCGGCGGGCGGTGCAATGAAGGCGGACCGATGAGGAGTGCGTCATGAGCCACGTGGTCGTCGGATACGACGGAACGAGCGAGAGCGAGCGTGCTCTGCGCTGGGCGGTGGAGGAGGCCCGGCTCCGGCGGGTGCCGCTGACGGTGTGCCATGCCTGGCGGTGGCCGTACCCGGTCGGTCACATCGACCGCGAGGGCGTGACCATCGTCCGCCGGATGGCGGAGCACATGCTCGACCACGGTGTGGCGCTGGCGCATGACCTGGCTCCCGCTCTGAAGGTGCGCAGGCGGCTGGCCACCGGGGGCCCCTCCGGGGCGCTGCTGAACGAGGGGCCGGACGCCGAGCTGATCGTCATCGGCTCGCACCCGCCGGAGGAGATGCACGTCGGGTCCACGGCGCTGCGGGTGCCGGCCCGGGCCGACCGCCCCGTGGCGGTCGTGCGCTCGGCCGCCCCGCGCGACGGTCTGGTGGTCGTGGGCGTGGACGGTTCCCCGGGGGCGGACGCCGCGCTGGCGTTCGGATTCGAGGAGGCGGTGCTGCGCGGCTGGCGGCTGCGCGCGGTGTACGGGTGCTGGGAGCCCGGCGCCGTCCCCGATGGCGACCTGTCGCTGTTCGACGATGAGGACAAGCTCCGCCACGTGTGCGGAGCGGTGCTGGAACGGGCGGTCGCGCCCTGGCTGGTCAAGAACCCCTTCGTCCAGGCGACGACGTCGCTGGTGCTCAGATCGCCCCGTGAGGCCCTGCTGGAGGCGGCGGAGGAGGCGACGCTGACGGTGGTGGGCGCGCGAGGCACCGGCGCCGTCAGGCCTCTGACGCTCGGCGCGACGAGCGACGCGCTGCTCAAGCACGCGCCCTGCACGGTCACGATCGTCCCGCAGTGGTTCGGATGACGCCGGGCGGCGAAGAACACCGAAGGTAGGCGAGCCAAGTGAGCATGGTGACCGCGGCCGATCTGGCCGGAGAGCCGTTCTTCGACGGTATGCGGAGCCTGGACCTGACCAGGCTCGCGAAGGCGGCCCGGCACACCGACATCCCCGCGGGACGGCGCATGTTCGCGGAGTCCGCCGCGGCGGAGCGGTTCTGGCTCCTCCTCGACGGGAGCGTGGCCGTCGATCTGCACGTCCCCGAGGGCGGGACGCTCGTCATCGACACCTTCGGGCCCGGATCGGTGGTGGGCTGGTCATGGCTGTTCCGTCCGCACCGCTGGCGGTTCGGCGCGTTCGCGAGCACGCCCGTCCAGGCCATCGAGTTCGACGGCCGGCTGGTCCGGACGCTGAGCGCGGTCGACCCGTCGCTCGGGTACGAGCTGACGCGCCGCTTCGCCGAGCAGGTCGTGGGCCGCCTGGAGGCGACCCAGACCCGGCTCGCCGAGGCCGCCCCCGAAACCCTCGACCGGGCGGTGTGACCCCTCACACTGTGCGGACGTCCTGCTCGGCGGCCCGGACGCGGGGCGGGCCGAGGGCGCGGGCGATCGCGGGAAGAGCGCCTTGAGCTGCGCTGAGCCTGGTGCCATGGACGTGCCGGATCCGTAGAACGCCCCCGTAGCGCAGCACGACCCCTTCGGTCCAGACGGCGCCCAGCACGGCCTTCTCCAGATGCTCGATCGCGGCGATCATCGGGGCCATCCGGCTGACCGGCGAGCGATCCAGGGGGTCCTGTTCGGTCTTGACCGACCCGCCGGTCCGGGCATAGATGAACGCCGGGCTGGTCGGTCGTATGTACGCGATCGACGCTTCCCTGGCCGCGTTCGCACCGCGTCAGTAGCGCCCGGTAGTCATGCTGACCTCCGACGTCGATGGCATGACCAAGCTCCGTGGGGAATAGGTCCGGCTCGTCGCTGTGTGAGTCGATCGGCGGGCTGCTTGTGGTGTGATCCGCTCGATGGCTTCGAGTCGGGCCAGGCGTTCGTCCTCCCTATGGGGCAGAACGCGTGGCGTCCAGCAACACGTCAACGAGCCGTTGCGCCGCATCAGGCCGGCCGTGCGCGCGGGCGGCCTCCTCCATGTCCGCGCGCCGGATCGGGTCTGTGAGCAGCGGGCCGAGCGCCTGCCGCAACCTGTCCGCACTCACCTCGCCGGTCAGCGTGACGGCTGCGCCCGCCTCCTCCAAATGCTGGGCATTGTGGGTCTGCTCGTCGCCTGCCGAGGAGGCGAGTGGAAGGAACACCGCGGCTTTTCCCAGCGCGGTCAACTCCGCGAGCGTGCCTGCCCCGCTGCGCGAGACGACGACGTCGGCCAGGGCGAGCACGTCCGGCAGCTCGCCGCCTATATACCCCGTCCGGTAGTAGCGGGCCTGCGCCTGACGCGGCAACTGCACTGTGAGGGAGGCCAATTGCTCCACATGGCCCGGCCCGCACTGATGGATGACATTGGCCCGCTCCAGCAGCCACGGCAGCGCCCGGGCCACCAGAGTGTTGATCTGCTGTGCGCCCTGTGCGCCGCCCGTGACGTACAGGGTTGGGAGACCTCGGTCGAAACCGCTCAGGCCCAAGGCGGTGACGGCCTTGTCCGCGTTGCCGTTGAGAATCTCCGGCCGCACCGGGTTGCCCGTGACCACGGCGGCCGCGCGTACCTGACTTGGCAGCAGCTCCAGCGTCGACTCCGAAGACACCGCGATCCGTGTTGCCGCCCCGGCGAGCTTGCGGTTCGCCAGTCCCAGACGCACGGTCTGCTCGTGCAGCACGAGCGGCCGACGACATAGCCGGGCCGCCAGACCGGCCGGGACGGCGACGTACCCGCCCGTGGCCAGGACGACGTCCGGGGCGAACTCGGCGATCTTCGATCGGGCTTGGGCGACCCCGAGCGGCACGCGCGCCATGTCCTTGACGTTGGCCGGTCCGAGCAGCTTCAGCGGATTCGACGAGCGACGGATCTTGCCGGTGGCCACGGTGGTGAACGGGATTCCCTCGGCCGGGGCGACCCGCGCTTCCAAACCTTCCGCCGTACCGATCCACAACACCTCCAAAGCGCGCCCCTCACCGGCGAGTCGCTCGCGCAGCGCGCGGATCGCGGTGAGTGCCGGGTAGGTGTGGCCGCCCGTCCCACCACCAGTCACGATCAGGCGGAACGGGGTGTTCGGGGCACGGTTGATGTCGCTGGTCACGAGCATCCCATCTGCTTCGGCGGTGCGGTGCGGTGTCAATGTTGGTCGTGCAGGGTGTCCGGAGAAGGCTTCCGGAGCGTCCGAATAGATTCGATATCCTCGGATCAAATCCCTGACTCGCTACCTGTCCGTGTGCGGGGCTGCCACCGGTAGTTCCACAGTGATGCGGATCCCGCCGGCGGGGCGCGGGGTGAGGGTGAGTGTCGCGTCGTGTGCCTGAGTAATGGTCTTGACGATGGCCAGGCCGAGGCCGACACCCGCGTGGTCGCCGCGAATGCGTCCGGTGCCGCGCTGAAACGGTTCGGTGAGTGTCGGGACCAAATGTGGGGAGAGCTTCTCGCCGGTGTTCTCGACGGTGAGGACCGCGGTCTTGGGGCCGGCGCTGGTCGTGACCCACACGGTGCCCTGCTCGGGCAGGTTGTGCACGATCGCGTTGTGCACGAGGTTCGTCGTCAGCTGCAGCAGGAGCGCCTGCGAGCCGTAAGCCGGGGCGATGTCGCCGGAGGTCTCAATGATGACACCGTGCTTCTCGGCGAGCGGGAGGAGTGTCTCGGCGGCCTCCTCTACGAGCAGAGACAGGTCGACGGGTGCTTGGGCGAAGGACCTCTGGTCGACGCGGCTGAGCAGGAGCAGCGCTTCAGTGAGGTCGATCGCGCGAGTGTTGACGGCGCGAAGACGGTTGACGAGCCTGCCGGAGTCGTGTGTCGGATCGTTGTGGGCCACGTCGAGAAGTGCCTTCGAGATCGCGAGTGGGGTGCGCAGTTCGTGCGAGGCGTTGGCTGCGAATCTCTGCTGTTCGGCGACGTGTGTTTCGAGCCGGGCGAGCATGGTGTCGAAGGCGTCGGCGAGTTCACGGAACTCGTCCTGGCGGCCCGGCAGCTGGATGCGATGGGAGAGTGATCCGGTCGCGGCCGTGCGGGTGGCGTCGGTGATGCAGTTCAGCGGGGCGAGCATGCGGCCGGCGAGAAACCAACCTCCCAGGAGCCCGAATACCAGGAGAAATACCATTACTGCGGCTGCCATTGGGGCGAAACCGCGCACGAAGTCGGTGCCCGGAGTTGCCGTCCATGCCCCCTCGGTGTTGGTTTGCAGCCACCCCTGTCGTAGGAGGAATACTCCCATGGCGGCGAGCAGTAGACCGCCGGCCAGCATGAGGAATCCGGCGTAGCTGAGGGTGAGTCTGAGTCGAACGCTCAGCCCGGGCTGCCTATCCACGATCCGCCCCCACGTGCGGTGACGCGTACGGCGTTGGGGAATGGGTCTGCGTTCTCATCCCACGCGAGTACCAGGATTTCTTCGGCGCTGACGACACCGCCTTCGGCGGCGACGAGGACTTCGAGGACGGCGATCTGTTTCCAGGCGAGTGCGACGTAGGGGTCGTCTCGGCAGACCTCGCGGCGGAACGGATCCAGGCGCAGGCCTGAGATCTCTCGCAGGGGTGGCCTGGTGTGTGGACGTCTGCGGTCGAGTGCTCTGAGACCGAGCACGAACTCCTGCAACTCGAAGGGCTGCGTGAGGTGGTCGTCAGCCCGACTTCGAACCCGGGGGCCCCGTCGTCGAGACGGTCGGCGGCGGTGAGTATGAGGATCGGCATGCCGCTGCCGGAGGGGACGAGCCGTTTGGCGATCTCGTCGCCGGGAGGGCCGGGGATGTCGCGGTCGATGACAGCGATGTCGTAGGTGTTGATGTTCAGCAGTTCCAGAGTGGTGTCGCCGCCACCGGTGATATCGGCGGCCGCGTCCTTATCGGCCGGCACCACCGCCCGTGTTCTCGCGCCGTCGGCGATCGGCCGGGCGGCCTCGCCGACCGCGACCACCACGTCGGCCCGGGCGGCGGCGTACTCACCGACGGCCCGGTGCTCGGCCTCGCTGGCTTCACCCAGCTCGAGCATCTCCCCGAGGACGGCAATGCGGCGCCCACCCCCGATCGCCGCGAGCGCGTCCAGGGCGGCGCGGTTCGAGTCGGGGTTGGCGTTGTAGGAGTCGTTGAGCAGCATCGCCCCACCGGCGAGTTCGCGCAGCTCCATGCGCCATTTCGACAGCGAAGCGGTGGCCACCGCCGCCGCGGCCACATCGAGGGGGACACCGGCCACCAGCCCCGCCGCCGCGGCGGCCGACGCGTTGAGCGCTTGGTGGGCGCCCACGAGCGGCAGTGCGACGGAAGCCGAGGCGTCGGTGGTCCGCAGCGTGAAGGACGGCCGGCCGAGCCGGTCCAGGGCCAGGCCGAGCGCCCGCACGTCGGCGCGGTCCGCCCGGCCGAAGGTCAGCACCGGACCCTCGGTAAGCGAGCGCATCGCGACCACCCGGGGATCGTCGCCGTTGAGGACGGCGGTGCCGCCGGGCACCAGCCCCTGCACCAGTTCGCCCTTGGCCCTGGCGATGGCCGCGCGCGACCCGAACTCGCCGAGGTGGGCCTGGCCGACGTTGAGGACGATGGCGATGTCGGGCGCGACCAAGCCGGTGAGCTCGGCAATGTCGCCGATGTGGCGGGCTCCCATCTCAAGGACGAGGAACCGGGTGGCCGCGTCGGCGCGCAACATGGTGAGCGGCACGCCGAGTTCGTTGTTGAGCGAGCCGATCGTGGCGATCGTCGGCGCCGTACTCGAAAGCACGGCTTCCAGCAGGTCCTTGGTGCTGGTCTTGCCCTGGGAGCCGGTCAGTCCGACAACGGTCAGCCCGTCGCGCAGCCGGGCCACGACGTGGGTGGCGAGCGCCTGCAGGCCGGCCTGGGGGTCCTCGACGACGAGGGTGGGCAGCGGCGTGGGCCGGGAGCCGAGCACGGCCACCGCGCCGGCCCGGCCTGCCTGGCCGGCGTAGTCATGGCCGTCGACGTGCTCGCCGGTGAAGGCGACAAAGAGGCCGCCCGGCTCTGCCTGCCGGCCGTCGAGCACGGCCGGCGCGGTCACTGTCACGGAGTCGTCTCCCGCGACCCTGCCGCCGACGACCTTGGCGATCTCGGCGAGGCTGAGGGGGATCATGCTGTTTCCCTGTAGGTCATGCCCCCAGTCAAGGCGCCGCAGCGTATCGCCGGCATATCGAGAAACGCATACGTTTCGGCAACACCATGTCGTCTTGACTGCAGGCATGACCTACAGGGAACCGCCTCGAATCACCATCTATGGGTGCGGCCCAGATGAGGCCGTCTTGTTCCGAGAGCTGGCACCTCGCTTCGGCGTAACACTGATCATCACAGACGCACCGGCCTCCGAAGCCAATAGCGCGCTGGCATCCGGAAGCCGATGCATCAGCGTCGGCCACAAGACTCACATCACAAACGGCACTCTTCTTGCGCTTGGCCAAGCCGGCGTGATGTACATCTCTACGCGGAGCATCGGGTGCAACCACATCGATGTGGAATACGCGGGCAACGTCGGCATCAGCGTGGGAAACGTCAGCTACTCGCCGGACAGCGTGGCCGATTTCACGCTGATGCTGATGCTGATGGCGGTGCGCGACGCGAAATCCATCGTCCGGCGTGTGGAAGCGCATGATTACCGGCTGAACGAAGTGCGCGGCAAGGAACTGCGCGATCTGACCGTTGGTGTGATCGGCACAGGCAGCATTGGCGCCGCGGTGGTGGACAGGCTGCGGGGCTTCGGCTGCCGGATACTCGCCCACGACAATCGCCCCAAGACCCCTGCCGAATACGTCTCTGTCGAGGAGTTGCTGCATCAGAGCGACATGGTCACGCTCCACACACCGCTCACCCCGGATACATATCATCTGCTGAACCGGCAGCGTATCGAGCAGATGAAACAGGGCGCACTGATCATCAATACCGGACGTGGGGAGCTCGTCGACACCGGGGCCCTGGTATCGGCACTGGAAAGCGGCAGGCTCGGCGGCGCGGCATTGGATGTCGTCGAGGGTGAAGAAGGAATCTTCTACGCCGACTGTCGCACCAGGCCCATGGAAAGCAAGTCGCTGCTGCGGCTGCAAGAGCTGCCGAACGTGCTCATCAGCCCACACACCGCCTATTACACGGACCACGCCCTGCGTGACACGGTCGAGAATTCCATCGCCAACTGTCTGAAATTCGAAGGCGAGAACCAGCATGGATAAGCTGAAGGTCGGAATCATATTCGGCGGACGCTCCGAAGAGCACCCCATTTCCATCAAGTCCGCACAACAGATCGCCCGGAATCTCGACGCAGAGAAGTACGAACCGTTCTACATCGGTATCACGAAGGGCGGCGCCTGGAAGCTCTGCGACGGCCCCGACGCGGAGTGGGAGAACGGCGACTCCCGTCCCGCTGCACTGTCACCGGACAGCACCGTGCACGGACTGCTCGTCCAGCAACAGGGGCAGGAGCGGTACGAGATCATCCCCCTCGACGTCGTGCTGCCCGTGCTGCACGGCAAGTGCGGCGAGGACGGTGCGATGCAAGGGCTCCTTGATCTCTCCGGCATCCCCTACGCGGGCTGTGATGTACAGAGTTCCGCACTGTGCATGGACAAATCCCTCGCCTACATCGTGTCCAGAAGCGCGGGAATCGCCACGCCGAATTTCTGGACCGTCGCGGCCGCCCAGAACATCGACCCCGCGCAGTTCACCTATCCGGTGTTCGTTAAGCCGGCGCGTTCGGGCTCGTCCTTCGGAGTCACCAAGGTGTCCCGGCCAGAAGAACTGCAGAGCGCGGTGGAGACCGCACGACGGTACGACGCGAAGGTGCTGATCGAGGAGGCCGTCGTCGGCAGCGAGATCGGATGCGCCATCCTGGGCAACGAACTCGACCTGACGGCGGGCGAGGTGGACCGGATCGCGCTCTCCCACGGATTCTTCCGGATCCATCAGGAGGACGCACCGGAGACCGGTTCCGACAACTCGACGGCGATCGTTCCCGCCGACATCCCGGCGGAATCGCGCCTGCTCGTCCAGGAAACGGCCAAGGCTGTATATCGCGCCCTGGGGTGCAGCGGTCTCGCACGGGTGGACATGTTCCTCACGGAGGACGGAGCAGTGGTCCTCAACGAGGTGAACACCTTCCCCGGCATGACGTCGTACAGCCGTTATCCGCGGATGATGGCGGCCGCAGGAATGCCGCTCGGTGAAGTCCTCGACCGGGTCCTGTCCTTGGCCTTGACGGGGAAGAGCCGGTGAATGTGGAAAGAGCCATGAAGGACGACTTCGTCTTTATCGATGAGCTTCCATCTGGAACATCCGGAATTCGCTGGGACGCCAAGTACGCCACCTGGGACAACTTCACCGGCAAGCCCGTGGACGGGTATCTGGCCAATCGGATCGTCGGTACGAGGGCGCTGTGCGAAGCCCTGGAACGCGCGCGTGAGAAGGCCGAGACCCAGGGCTTCGGCCTGCTTCTCTGGGACGGTTACCGCCCGCAGCGCGCCGTCGACTGCTTCGTGCGCTGGTCAGAGCAGCCGGAAGACGGCCTCACGAAGAGACGGCACTATCCGAACATCAGCCGGGCCGAGATGTTCGAGCGGGGATACGTCGCCGCCAAGTCGGGTCACAGCCGGGGCAGCACCGTCGACCTCACGCTCTACGACCTCGCTTCCCAGGAGATCGTCCCCATGGGCGGTGGTCATGACCTGATGGATCCCCTCTCCCACCATGGAGCACAAGGGATCACGCAAGCCGAAGCGAGAAACCGCCAGCACCTCCGTGCCCTCATGGAGGCCTGCGGTTTCACCGCATACGACTGCGAGTGGTGGCATTACACGCTGGCCGACGAACCGTATCCGGACACCTATTTCGATTTCCCCATCACCTCCCGCTCACGTGGGTGAGCACGCCGAAAGGACGGCGTACCCCGACGCGCTGTCGGAGTGCGCCGTCTCTGGAGCCGGAACGAACGCGCTGGAGATGAGCGGCAGGAAGATCAGCGGCATCGCGTTGATGAAGATCTCTCAGTTGGGCCCGACGAGTTCGACGCGCTTGCTCAGGTCCTCGGGCAGTGCCAGGACCTGTTCCACGGTCCATGGCCCGCCCGGCGGTAGGCAAAGCTCACGTCCTTCAGCCTCCTCCCGGCTGGTGGTGACAGTCGGGTGATGGGTGGCTTGCCGCCCAGGGCCGAGTGGGGGCATGTGGTGTTGTAGTACTCGAGCCAGGAGCGGCGGGCTTGGGTCCGCTGTGAGTTGCTGCTGTAGGGCGCCGATCAACCGGATGCCTAACTCGACTTGAGCCCCGCCCACGTTCGCCGGCCGAGAAGTACCGCGTCCCGGCCGCCTTCCAGCAGGCCTGCACCCAACTCGGCGCCCGACAGAAGTCCACCCGGCCCCGCCCTGACTTGGCTCAAGATCGCTGATCTTGGGTAGGGTGCTGGCTGTTGAGCTGCGGTTTCGTCGTGTGAACGGCGAAAATCTGCGCACTAAGCGGCCGGTTCTAGGGGTCTGCCCATCGCTTCCCGGTTACGGCTTCAGCGACAAGCCGGCCGCGCCGGGGTGGGGGATCGAGCGGATATCCGACGCGTGGTGCGAGCTGATGGCCCGGCTCGGCTACCGGCGGTTCGGCGCCCAGGGCAGCGACTGGGGCACCAGCATCGCCACGAGCATCGGTCAACGGCAACCCGATCGGGTCGTCGGCATCCATCTCATGCCGCCGCTCGCACCGCCCGATCCGGCCACGTTGGACGACCTCACCGGTGCCGAGCGGGCGGCGCTCGCGACACTGCGGGAGGCGGACGAATGGGGCTCCGGATACTCGGCGCAGCAGTCGACCCGGCCGCAGACGGTCGGCTACGGGCTGGTCGACTCGCCGGCCGCCCTCTGCGCCTGGATCGTCGAGA is a genomic window of Actinomadura citrea containing:
- a CDS encoding sulfite exporter TauE/SafE family protein; its protein translation is MLTALVLGALIGILLGLLGGGGSILAVPALVYGAGLPLASAVPASLLVVGISSATAALPRVHAGQVRWRIAGVFGAAGAVAAFGGAALNRLLPDQAVLLGFAALMVAAGWRMLAGGDRLGGACALPGGGIDWRSCLPKSIGAGAAVGVLTGLFGVGGGFLIIPALVVGLGLPMAAAVGTSLVIVVVNSIAGFAAHAGDATLDYGVIAAFTLAAVAGSLTAARLARRLDADRLRRWFAYLVFAVAAFVAAQAVLHPGATG
- a CDS encoding rhodanese-like domain-containing protein, with amino-acid sequence MTTSPTVDVPALRELLDSDDRPRLIDVRTPGEFETGHIRGSYNVPLDLLREHRAELRAHLDEQVVLVCRSGQRAGQASQALATAGLPGLRVLHGGIGAWQAAGRPVAAGRSRWGLERQVRLVAGSIVLGSVLASTTVPRAKWLAAGIGGGLAFAALSNTCAMGMALSRLPYNRGPKCDMDAVLSALASDRA
- a CDS encoding UDP-N-acetylglucosamine--N-acetylmuramyl-(pentapeptide) pyrophosphoryl-undecaprenol N-acetylglucosamine transferase, encoding MLVTSDINRAPNTPFRLIVTGGGTGGHTYPALTAIRALRERLAGEGRALEVLWIGTAEGLEARVAPAEGIPFTTVATGKIRRSSNPLKLLGPANVKDMARVPLGVAQARSKIAEFAPDVVLATGGYVAVPAGLAARLCRRPLVLHEQTVRLGLANRKLAGAATRIAVSSESTLELLPSQVRAAAVVTGNPVRPEILNGNADKAVTALGLSGFDRGLPTLYVTGGAQGAQQINTLVARALPWLLERANVIHQCGPGHVEQLASLTVQLPRQAQARYYRTGYIGGELPDVLALADVVVSRSGAGTLAELTALGKAAVFLPLASSAGDEQTHNAQHLEEAGAAVTLTGEVSADRLRQALGPLLTDPIRRADMEEAARAHGRPDAAQRLVDVLLDATRSAP
- a CDS encoding metal-sensitive transcriptional regulator; its protein translation is MDATALADALTRLRRAHGQLGGVISMIENADDCERVLTQLAAVSKAIDRAGFKIISTGLRHCQAAADRGEKPPISAERLEKLFLALS
- a CDS encoding universal stress protein is translated as MSHVVVGYDGTSESERALRWAVEEARLRRVPLTVCHAWRWPYPVGHIDREGVTIVRRMAEHMLDHGVALAHDLAPALKVRRRLATGGPSGALLNEGPDAELIVIGSHPPEEMHVGSTALRVPARADRPVAVVRSAAPRDGLVVVGVDGSPGADAALAFGFEEAVLRGWRLRAVYGCWEPGAVPDGDLSLFDDEDKLRHVCGAVLERAVAPWLVKNPFVQATTSLVLRSPREALLEAAEEATLTVVGARGTGAVRPLTLGATSDALLKHAPCTVTIVPQWFG
- a CDS encoding MBL fold metallo-hydrolase, coding for MVDVQVVETSSLGDRSYLAHDGRVALVVDPQRDIDRFLALAGRLDVRITHVAETHLHNDYVSGGLALARATGAAYLLSSDEGVEFERTALSDGDEVALSDALCIRAVATPGHTFHHVSYILSGPDGPEGVFTGGSLLFGTTGRTDLLGSEHAHLLAERQHASARRLADQLPDGAHVWPTHGFGSFCSASQSDAASSTIGRERRANPALRLEADDFVTQTLDGLDAYPAYYAHMGVRNSAGAGLLDLTPARTADPAELRDRIAAGEWVVDLRSRKAFAQRHLAGTLSFGLDGAMATWLGWLAPWGAPLTLLGDGPEQIAAAQRELARIGIDRPAAASSGEPEQWAGGDAARLRATPVATFTDLAAVRSGRLPRHLPAPDVVLDVRMTNEWRAGHIEGAVHIPLPELTARLGELPDGTIWVHCGSGYRAAAATSLLQRAGHRTVHIDDAYAEAAPAGLTITDH
- a CDS encoding OsmC family protein, whose amino-acid sequence is MSEMLVVHREDDAFAVIVRDHVIHVDQPYMGGGMDAGPTPVELFVASLAACTAHHARRYLKARCLPANGLEVAVEYAMSPEGPARVSHVELRLRPPVRLPDRDVGGLMAAVMACTVHNSILDTPRIGVRLESELTAA
- a CDS encoding Crp/Fnr family transcriptional regulator, with translation MVTAADLAGEPFFDGMRSLDLTRLAKAARHTDIPAGRRMFAESAAAERFWLLLDGSVAVDLHVPEGGTLVIDTFGPGSVVGWSWLFRPHRWRFGAFASTPVQAIEFDGRLVRTLSAVDPSLGYELTRRFAEQVVGRLEATQTRLAEAAPETLDRAV